The Streptomyces cynarae genome contains a region encoding:
- a CDS encoding TetR/AcrR family transcriptional regulator — MATVETTTAQPRERILQAATALLAEGGREAVSTRAVSAAAGVQAQTIYRHFGDMQGLLDEVARRGYASYLAAKQAQDADGDPVAQLRSGWDMHVAFGLANPALYRLLYTEPRPGQQFAVTGDAHQVLLRIVERVAKAGRLRTGVEAAATMIHSSGMGVTLTLIAAQADGRLSDYEGLSDNVREAVLDSVLAPADDTAARPSAGAHHAAVHAVALKSLMRDGVRSLTLGERTLLGEWLDRIAAEDAEVGAADPGEEPARRR, encoded by the coding sequence ATGGCAACGGTCGAGACGACGACAGCGCAGCCCCGCGAGCGGATCCTGCAGGCCGCGACAGCCCTGCTCGCCGAAGGCGGACGGGAGGCCGTGTCCACCCGTGCGGTCAGTGCGGCCGCCGGAGTGCAGGCGCAGACGATCTACCGGCACTTCGGCGACATGCAGGGACTGCTCGACGAGGTGGCCCGGCGCGGATACGCGTCCTACCTGGCCGCGAAGCAGGCCCAGGACGCGGACGGCGACCCCGTGGCGCAGCTGCGCAGCGGCTGGGACATGCACGTGGCCTTCGGACTGGCCAATCCCGCGCTCTACCGGCTGCTGTACACCGAACCGCGGCCCGGCCAGCAGTTCGCGGTCACGGGTGACGCCCACCAGGTGCTGCTGCGCATCGTCGAACGGGTGGCCAAGGCCGGCCGGCTTCGGACGGGCGTCGAGGCCGCCGCGACGATGATCCACTCCTCGGGCATGGGGGTGACGCTCACGCTGATCGCCGCGCAGGCCGACGGCAGGCTCTCGGACTACGAAGGCCTGTCCGACAACGTCCGGGAAGCCGTGCTGGACTCCGTGCTCGCCCCGGCCGACGACACCGCTGCCCGGCCGAGTGCCGGCGCCCACCACGCTGCCGTGCACGCCGTCGCCCTGAAGTCCCTGATGCGCGACGGGGTACGGTCCCTGACGCTCGGGGAGCGCACCCTGCTCGGCGAGTGGCTGGACCGCATCGCCGCCGAGGACGCGGAGGTCGGCGCCGCGGACCCCGGCGAGGAACCCGCGCGACGGCGGTAG